In the Lates calcarifer isolate ASB-BC8 linkage group LG24, TLL_Latcal_v3, whole genome shotgun sequence genome, one interval contains:
- the zcchc2 gene encoding zinc finger CCHC domain-containing protein 2 isoform X2, whose amino-acid sequence MLKMKLPMKTGEEGGNETAEDNSLDQSEHQHIPRAVSPSSVSDRLEESPRPHVYPSQLDKETVFEWFGLHLNPAKRIEFMCGLLHMCQPLELRFLGSYLEDLARKDYHVLRDFEFRANSPSDLGVLTDVIDPVVRSKLLVCLSLLGSDSRECAGILFRILSHVDPALFYKNYDYSLPPFRGPHHHPFHPPCQDGNVYGRSEQTCGFSTNETAAGPLEQLALLFTMASLHPAFHFHQRETVRGQLDKIELAIEERRQSQLRINAQTTELSGQKVDYLPSPALGLGECTASHPPCQSRRSSRWVTQREAVHIEGIVLRGVSRTRIDKEYNFEVKWSDSSSSSVTKTHLELENFLLKLPKDQCTESFEKSILRLLNQGDQYESREMEKNLRERFLSAPPVFRQTRKVCSFFNCDSSYSAKPTSCRCNCQLGKVYQGDCSDASSQEEDLESYVQGHKKKHGTKSPCQGLSSAKASQGDSWRGGHAAEVNGPAERRKKSCTLRSSQEAEEHQDTEKRGLPVTKTKRVLPADRDKGKGKGAAFVTNGTLVPALLPQRKDGGSGPDTFGETSSESYSSPSSPQHRGPESLDSEDDNNKDTDSHSDDSSKGPGPDMFFTHQTDPAVMGEVPSVHPLSSHNHRAQMEPLCPDTSTEFPPLSFMHSLPYVLPNGAADSPLPLVPPPSQSIIPDGKPSSGTLMMQMSLVPPAIPGPGIVADPEKRDMLPTFGIPPIGLHPPGSLGVQPLVQRFKTVLSHSQCGTDGASGSGSTPAVPQVSHQVPVRAIGAMTPGPTSFSSPLQQSLPCQDPAGGSSGLASSLPHVETSHTKHPGLTLPSGLPSPYTLPPVPTSVMPTVGAPAATGAAPSSGHVQAAVPPAVPTHTPGPVSSPSPALTHSTAHSDCTSYSNSGASCGSAPVGPGNPITLQQTQQQQVAPQQPTPPQPPPQQQQQQQQQQQQQQQQQQQQQQPMGCGTCGCHNNCGGRGSGTNSSVSGASSCQAPLFFPAHQMAAAARQVFSVPPPLFQLTSLCSNSYLTHAQPPHQANGAATLPPFFTAAPPPAHPSPYGPLHSHPHSHADVPSHMLGTQAVAVAAANYNLQQQMAPAASFCQRVYQHVYPNPLGMLPAATLGGGGVNKKNGNISCYNCGVSGHYAQDCNQPSIDSTQQGGFRLKYAASHISEAFDNAD is encoded by the exons atgctgaaaatgaaactacCGATGAAAACGGGCGAGGAAGGAGGCAACGAAACGGCCGAGGACAATTCATTGGATCAGTCGGAGCACCAACATATTCCCAGGGCGGTATCTCCTTCTTCGGTATCCGACAGGCTGGAGGAGTCGCCGAGACCTCATGTGTATCCATCCCAGCTGGACAAGGAGACTGTTTTTGAGTGGTTCGGCCTACATCTAAACCCCGCTAAGCGGATCGAGTTCATGTGTGGACTCCTACATATGTGCCAACCCCTGGAGCTCCGCTTTTTGGGATCTTATTTGGAGGACCTCGCTAGGAAAGATTACCATGTTTTACGGGACTTCGAGTTTCGGGCAAATAGTCCGAGCGATTTGGGCGTTTTAACGGACGTGATTGACCCAGTGGTTAGGTCCAAACTCCTAGTCTGCCTGTCCCTCCTAGGGTCTGACAGCAGGGAATGTGCTGGAATACTCTTTCGGATACTGAGCCATGTAGATCCGGCCTTGTTCTACAAAAATTATGACTACTCCCTTCCTCCATTCAGGGGTCCTCACCACCACCCGTTTCATCCACCGTGTCAGGACGGGAATGTGTACGGGCGCTCAGAGCAGACCTGCGGCTTTTCCACTAACGAAACAGCGGCAGGACCCCTGGAGCAGTTGGCGCTGCTTTTTACCATGGCCTCTCTTCACCCAGCTTTCCATTTTCACCAACGAGAGACGGTCCGAGGGCAGCTTGACAAAATAGAGCTTGCAATAGAGGAGAGACGTCAAAGTCAACTTAGAATAAACGCCCAGACAACG GAGCTATCAGGTCAGAAGGTGGATTACCTGCCTTCCCCAGCGTTGGGTTTGGGAGAGTGTACAGCCTCCCATCCTCCTTGCCAGAGCAGACGCTCCAGCCGCTGGGTAACACAAAGAGAAG CGGTGCATATAGAGGGAATTGTGCTCAGGGGTGTCTCTCGGACCAGAATAGACAAGGAATACAACTTTGAG GTGAAGTGGTCAGACTCTTCTTCCAGTAGTGTGACCAAAACCCATCTGGAACTGGAGAACTTCCTTCTTAAG CTTCCTAAGGATCAGTGTACTGAGTCTTTTGAGAAGAGCATCCTGAGGCTTCTGAACCAGGGGGACCAGTATGAGAGcagggagatggagaagaaCCTTAG agaaaGGTTCCTGTCTGCTCCTCCAGTCTTCAGACAGACCAGAAAGGTCTGCAGCTTTTTCAATTGTGACTCCAGTTACTCTGCTAAACCTACTTCTTGCAGAT GCAACTGCCAGTTGGGAAAGGTCTACCAAGGAGACTGCTCTGATGCCTCCAGTCAGGAGGAAG ATTTAGAATCGTATGTTCAGGGACACAAGAAAAAGCACGGAACCAAGAGTCCATGTCAAGG tCTCTCTAGTGCCAAAGCCTCCCAGGGGGACAGTTGGAGGGGGGGGCATGCTGCAGAAGTCAATGGTccagcagagagaaggaagaagagcTGTACGTTGAGGAGCAGTCAGGAGGCTGAAGAG CATCAGGACACTGAGAAGAGAGGCCTCCCAGTCACTAAAACCAAGAGAGTCCTACCTGCAGACAG GGACAAGGGGAAGGGGAAAGGAGCTGCCTTTGTGACCAATGGGACTTTGGTGCCAGCTCTGTTGCCTCAGAGGAAAG ATGGAGGTTCCGGTCCAGATACTTTTGGTGAAACCTCCTCAGAAAGCTACAGCTCCCCATCAAGCCCTCAACACAGAGGACCAGAGAGCCTGGATAGTGAGGATGACAACAACAAAG ataCAGACAGCCACTCTGATGATTCCAGTAAAGGTCCTGGCCCTGACATGTTTTTCACACACCAGACTGATCCAGCTGTGATGGGGGAGGTCCCCTCTGTCCATCCTCTGTCTTCACACAACCACCGGGCCCAGATGGAGCCCCTCTGCCCAGACACCAGCACAGAgttcccccctctctccttcatgCATTCTCTGCCCTACGTGCTCCCCAACGGGGCTGCTGACTCTCCGCTTCCGCTAGTCCCTCCTCCCAGCCAAAGCATCATCCCTGATGGGAAGCCTTCATCTGGGACACTAATGATGCAGATGTCCCTAGTGCCTCCAGCCATCCCAGGCCCTGGAATTGTGGCAGACCCAGAGAAGAGGGACATGCTCCCAACCTTTGGGATTCCACCTATTGGCCTCCACCCTCCAGGAAGTCTTGGTGTCCAGCCTCTAGTTCAGAGGTTCAAAACAGTTCTGTCTCACAGCCAGTGTGGCACTGATGGAGCATCGGGGAGTGGCTCTACTCCTGCTGTCCCACAGGTTTCGCACCAGGTCCCTGTAAGAGCCATCGGTGCCATGACTCCTGGCCCTacatccttctcctctcctcttcagcaGTCTCTGCCCTGCCAAGACCCAGCTGGTGGCAGCTCAGGTCTGGCCTCCTCTCTGCCACATGTGGAGACTTCACACACCAAGCACCCTGGCTTAACTTTACCATCCGGCTTACCTTCTCCCTACACCCTTCCCCCTGTCCCCACATCTGTCATGCCTACTGTAGGAGCACCTGCAGCCACTGGAGCAGCTCCATCTTCTGGACATGTACAAGCAGCTGTTCCTCCAGCTGTGCCCACCCACACCCCTGGACCTGTTTCTAGCCCGAGCCCAGCACTTACTCACAGCACGGCACACAGTGACTGTACATCCTACAGCAATAGCGGTGCTTCCTGTGGAAGCGCCCCTGTTGGTCCTGGGAACCCTATCACTCTTCAGCAAACCCAGCAGCAACAAGTGGCTCCCCAGCAGCCaacaccaccacaaccaccaccacagcagcaacaacaacagcagcagcagcagcagcagcagcaacagcagcaacaacagcaacagcaaccaATGGGCTGTGGGACTTGTGGCTGTCACAACAACTGTGGCGGGCGAGGCAGTGGCACCAACAGCAGTGTCAGTGGCGCCTCCAGCTGCCAAGCACCCTTATTCTTCCCTGCCCAccaaatggcagcagcagcacggcAGGTGTTTAGCgttcctccacctctcttccAGCTAACAAGCCTGTGCAGTAACAGCTACCTCACCCATGCACAGCCCCCTCACCAGGCCAATGGTGCTGCCACCCTGCCCCCCTTCTTCACCGCTGCTCCGCCTCCTGCACACCCGTCCCCCTACGGCCCCCTGCACAGTCACCCTCACAGCCATGCAGACGTGCCATCACACATGCTGGGCACCCAGGCAGTGGCAGTCGCTGCTGCAAACTACAACCTCCAGCAGCAGATGGCGCCGGCAGCATCGTTCTGTCAGCGTGTCTACCAGCATGTGTACCCAAACCCTCTGGGGATGCTGCCTGCTGCCACACTGGGGGGAGGAGGAGTCAACAAGAAGAACGGCAACATCTCCTGTTATAACTGTGGTGTGAGCGGCCACTATGCACAGGACTGCAACCAGCCCTCCATAGACTCCACACAGCAAG GTGGCTTCCGGTTAAAGTACGCAGCCTCCCACATTTCAGAAGCATTTGACAATGCAGactga
- the zcchc2 gene encoding zinc finger CCHC domain-containing protein 2 isoform X1, translated as MLKMKLPMKTGEEGGNETAEDNSLDQSEHQHIPRAVSPSSVSDRLEESPRPHVYPSQLDKETVFEWFGLHLNPAKRIEFMCGLLHMCQPLELRFLGSYLEDLARKDYHVLRDFEFRANSPSDLGVLTDVIDPVVRSKLLVCLSLLGSDSRECAGILFRILSHVDPALFYKNYDYSLPPFRGPHHHPFHPPCQDGNVYGRSEQTCGFSTNETAAGPLEQLALLFTMASLHPAFHFHQRETVRGQLDKIELAIEERRQSQLRINAQTTELSGQKVDYLPSPALGLGECTASHPPCQSRRSSRWVTQREAVHIEGIVLRGVSRTRIDKEYNFEVKWSDSSSSSVTKTHLELENFLLKLPKDQCTESFEKSILRLLNQGDQYESREMEKNLRERFLSAPPVFRQTRKVCSFFNCDSSYSAKPTSCRCNCQLGKVYQGDCSDASSQEEDLESYVQGHKKKHGTKSPCQGLSSAKASQGDSWRGGHAAEVNGPAERRKKSCTLRSSQEAEEVKHQDTEKRGLPVTKTKRVLPADRDKGKGKGAAFVTNGTLVPALLPQRKDGGSGPDTFGETSSESYSSPSSPQHRGPESLDSEDDNNKDTDSHSDDSSKGPGPDMFFTHQTDPAVMGEVPSVHPLSSHNHRAQMEPLCPDTSTEFPPLSFMHSLPYVLPNGAADSPLPLVPPPSQSIIPDGKPSSGTLMMQMSLVPPAIPGPGIVADPEKRDMLPTFGIPPIGLHPPGSLGVQPLVQRFKTVLSHSQCGTDGASGSGSTPAVPQVSHQVPVRAIGAMTPGPTSFSSPLQQSLPCQDPAGGSSGLASSLPHVETSHTKHPGLTLPSGLPSPYTLPPVPTSVMPTVGAPAATGAAPSSGHVQAAVPPAVPTHTPGPVSSPSPALTHSTAHSDCTSYSNSGASCGSAPVGPGNPITLQQTQQQQVAPQQPTPPQPPPQQQQQQQQQQQQQQQQQQQQQQPMGCGTCGCHNNCGGRGSGTNSSVSGASSCQAPLFFPAHQMAAAARQVFSVPPPLFQLTSLCSNSYLTHAQPPHQANGAATLPPFFTAAPPPAHPSPYGPLHSHPHSHADVPSHMLGTQAVAVAAANYNLQQQMAPAASFCQRVYQHVYPNPLGMLPAATLGGGGVNKKNGNISCYNCGVSGHYAQDCNQPSIDSTQQGGFRLKYAASHISEAFDNAD; from the exons atgctgaaaatgaaactacCGATGAAAACGGGCGAGGAAGGAGGCAACGAAACGGCCGAGGACAATTCATTGGATCAGTCGGAGCACCAACATATTCCCAGGGCGGTATCTCCTTCTTCGGTATCCGACAGGCTGGAGGAGTCGCCGAGACCTCATGTGTATCCATCCCAGCTGGACAAGGAGACTGTTTTTGAGTGGTTCGGCCTACATCTAAACCCCGCTAAGCGGATCGAGTTCATGTGTGGACTCCTACATATGTGCCAACCCCTGGAGCTCCGCTTTTTGGGATCTTATTTGGAGGACCTCGCTAGGAAAGATTACCATGTTTTACGGGACTTCGAGTTTCGGGCAAATAGTCCGAGCGATTTGGGCGTTTTAACGGACGTGATTGACCCAGTGGTTAGGTCCAAACTCCTAGTCTGCCTGTCCCTCCTAGGGTCTGACAGCAGGGAATGTGCTGGAATACTCTTTCGGATACTGAGCCATGTAGATCCGGCCTTGTTCTACAAAAATTATGACTACTCCCTTCCTCCATTCAGGGGTCCTCACCACCACCCGTTTCATCCACCGTGTCAGGACGGGAATGTGTACGGGCGCTCAGAGCAGACCTGCGGCTTTTCCACTAACGAAACAGCGGCAGGACCCCTGGAGCAGTTGGCGCTGCTTTTTACCATGGCCTCTCTTCACCCAGCTTTCCATTTTCACCAACGAGAGACGGTCCGAGGGCAGCTTGACAAAATAGAGCTTGCAATAGAGGAGAGACGTCAAAGTCAACTTAGAATAAACGCCCAGACAACG GAGCTATCAGGTCAGAAGGTGGATTACCTGCCTTCCCCAGCGTTGGGTTTGGGAGAGTGTACAGCCTCCCATCCTCCTTGCCAGAGCAGACGCTCCAGCCGCTGGGTAACACAAAGAGAAG CGGTGCATATAGAGGGAATTGTGCTCAGGGGTGTCTCTCGGACCAGAATAGACAAGGAATACAACTTTGAG GTGAAGTGGTCAGACTCTTCTTCCAGTAGTGTGACCAAAACCCATCTGGAACTGGAGAACTTCCTTCTTAAG CTTCCTAAGGATCAGTGTACTGAGTCTTTTGAGAAGAGCATCCTGAGGCTTCTGAACCAGGGGGACCAGTATGAGAGcagggagatggagaagaaCCTTAG agaaaGGTTCCTGTCTGCTCCTCCAGTCTTCAGACAGACCAGAAAGGTCTGCAGCTTTTTCAATTGTGACTCCAGTTACTCTGCTAAACCTACTTCTTGCAGAT GCAACTGCCAGTTGGGAAAGGTCTACCAAGGAGACTGCTCTGATGCCTCCAGTCAGGAGGAAG ATTTAGAATCGTATGTTCAGGGACACAAGAAAAAGCACGGAACCAAGAGTCCATGTCAAGG tCTCTCTAGTGCCAAAGCCTCCCAGGGGGACAGTTGGAGGGGGGGGCATGCTGCAGAAGTCAATGGTccagcagagagaaggaagaagagcTGTACGTTGAGGAGCAGTCAGGAGGCTGAAGAGGTGAAG CATCAGGACACTGAGAAGAGAGGCCTCCCAGTCACTAAAACCAAGAGAGTCCTACCTGCAGACAG GGACAAGGGGAAGGGGAAAGGAGCTGCCTTTGTGACCAATGGGACTTTGGTGCCAGCTCTGTTGCCTCAGAGGAAAG ATGGAGGTTCCGGTCCAGATACTTTTGGTGAAACCTCCTCAGAAAGCTACAGCTCCCCATCAAGCCCTCAACACAGAGGACCAGAGAGCCTGGATAGTGAGGATGACAACAACAAAG ataCAGACAGCCACTCTGATGATTCCAGTAAAGGTCCTGGCCCTGACATGTTTTTCACACACCAGACTGATCCAGCTGTGATGGGGGAGGTCCCCTCTGTCCATCCTCTGTCTTCACACAACCACCGGGCCCAGATGGAGCCCCTCTGCCCAGACACCAGCACAGAgttcccccctctctccttcatgCATTCTCTGCCCTACGTGCTCCCCAACGGGGCTGCTGACTCTCCGCTTCCGCTAGTCCCTCCTCCCAGCCAAAGCATCATCCCTGATGGGAAGCCTTCATCTGGGACACTAATGATGCAGATGTCCCTAGTGCCTCCAGCCATCCCAGGCCCTGGAATTGTGGCAGACCCAGAGAAGAGGGACATGCTCCCAACCTTTGGGATTCCACCTATTGGCCTCCACCCTCCAGGAAGTCTTGGTGTCCAGCCTCTAGTTCAGAGGTTCAAAACAGTTCTGTCTCACAGCCAGTGTGGCACTGATGGAGCATCGGGGAGTGGCTCTACTCCTGCTGTCCCACAGGTTTCGCACCAGGTCCCTGTAAGAGCCATCGGTGCCATGACTCCTGGCCCTacatccttctcctctcctcttcagcaGTCTCTGCCCTGCCAAGACCCAGCTGGTGGCAGCTCAGGTCTGGCCTCCTCTCTGCCACATGTGGAGACTTCACACACCAAGCACCCTGGCTTAACTTTACCATCCGGCTTACCTTCTCCCTACACCCTTCCCCCTGTCCCCACATCTGTCATGCCTACTGTAGGAGCACCTGCAGCCACTGGAGCAGCTCCATCTTCTGGACATGTACAAGCAGCTGTTCCTCCAGCTGTGCCCACCCACACCCCTGGACCTGTTTCTAGCCCGAGCCCAGCACTTACTCACAGCACGGCACACAGTGACTGTACATCCTACAGCAATAGCGGTGCTTCCTGTGGAAGCGCCCCTGTTGGTCCTGGGAACCCTATCACTCTTCAGCAAACCCAGCAGCAACAAGTGGCTCCCCAGCAGCCaacaccaccacaaccaccaccacagcagcaacaacaacagcagcagcagcagcagcagcagcaacagcagcaacaacagcaacagcaaccaATGGGCTGTGGGACTTGTGGCTGTCACAACAACTGTGGCGGGCGAGGCAGTGGCACCAACAGCAGTGTCAGTGGCGCCTCCAGCTGCCAAGCACCCTTATTCTTCCCTGCCCAccaaatggcagcagcagcacggcAGGTGTTTAGCgttcctccacctctcttccAGCTAACAAGCCTGTGCAGTAACAGCTACCTCACCCATGCACAGCCCCCTCACCAGGCCAATGGTGCTGCCACCCTGCCCCCCTTCTTCACCGCTGCTCCGCCTCCTGCACACCCGTCCCCCTACGGCCCCCTGCACAGTCACCCTCACAGCCATGCAGACGTGCCATCACACATGCTGGGCACCCAGGCAGTGGCAGTCGCTGCTGCAAACTACAACCTCCAGCAGCAGATGGCGCCGGCAGCATCGTTCTGTCAGCGTGTCTACCAGCATGTGTACCCAAACCCTCTGGGGATGCTGCCTGCTGCCACACTGGGGGGAGGAGGAGTCAACAAGAAGAACGGCAACATCTCCTGTTATAACTGTGGTGTGAGCGGCCACTATGCACAGGACTGCAACCAGCCCTCCATAGACTCCACACAGCAAG GTGGCTTCCGGTTAAAGTACGCAGCCTCCCACATTTCAGAAGCATTTGACAATGCAGactga